The Edaphobacter sp. 12200R-103 genome contains a region encoding:
- a CDS encoding AAA family ATPase, which translates to MLDESSLASTKEMHEFLTRPHPNGRVLLVGDKRQHEAVEAGRPFAQLQQAGMKTVSLDQIVRQKTQN; encoded by the coding sequence GTGTTGGACGAATCCTCACTCGCTTCCACCAAGGAGATGCACGAGTTCCTGACTCGCCCGCACCCGAATGGCCGCGTGTTGCTGGTGGGCGACAAGCGACAGCATGAGGCCGTGGAAGCGGGTAGACCATTCGCGCAGTTGCAGCAGGCAGGCATGAAGACGGTTTCGCTCGATCAGATCGTGCGCCAGAAGACCCAGAACTGA